A part of Kitasatospora kifunensis genomic DNA contains:
- a CDS encoding aldehyde dehydrogenase family protein yields MPTPQPRRAPGSAGERFAVIDPATGEAFDEAPDQQPQELDAVVDRAHQAWRSWRSDPVARTSALLAAADAVEAAEADLAPLLTREQGKPLAESSAEIARTAARLRYFAELDAGPQPITDGRPVRSEIRWRSLGPVAAIVPWNFPLQLASAKFAPALAAGNTMVLKPSPFTPLATRLLASVLATALPDGVLTVVTGREPLGARLASHPGIRHVTFTGSIPTGRAVAQGAAASLARVTLELGGNDAAILLEDVAVERIADRLFWSAFRNCGQVCMAVKRVYAPARIYSEVVEALAQRAKSAVVGAGLDPGTQLGPVNNAPQLTRVERYTEQALAAGARAVAGGHRLDRPGYFFAPTILADVPCDSPVVTQEQFGPLLPVLPYGSLDEAVEAANDTGFGLGGSVWGTDLDRAEAVADRLECGTVWINHHAELSLAQPFAGTKESGVGVAGGPWGLYGNLRPFVVHRPLEAPEEA; encoded by the coding sequence ATGCCGACACCTCAGCCCCGTCGCGCGCCCGGAAGCGCCGGCGAGCGCTTCGCCGTCATCGATCCGGCAACGGGCGAGGCCTTCGACGAGGCCCCCGACCAGCAGCCGCAGGAGTTGGACGCCGTCGTCGACCGGGCCCACCAGGCCTGGCGCAGCTGGCGGTCCGACCCCGTGGCCCGCACCAGCGCGTTGCTCGCGGCAGCCGACGCCGTGGAGGCGGCCGAGGCCGACCTCGCTCCCCTGCTCACCCGGGAACAGGGCAAGCCCCTGGCCGAGTCGTCCGCGGAGATCGCCCGCACGGCGGCCCGCCTGCGCTACTTCGCCGAGTTGGACGCCGGGCCCCAGCCGATCACCGACGGCCGACCGGTGCGCAGCGAGATCCGCTGGCGATCGCTGGGGCCCGTCGCCGCGATCGTTCCGTGGAACTTTCCGCTCCAGCTCGCGTCGGCGAAGTTCGCGCCCGCGCTCGCCGCAGGCAACACGATGGTGCTCAAGCCCTCCCCGTTCACGCCCCTGGCCACCCGGCTGCTGGCGTCCGTGCTCGCCACCGCCCTGCCCGACGGCGTCCTGACGGTCGTCACCGGCCGCGAGCCCCTGGGCGCCCGCCTCGCCTCCCATCCGGGGATCCGCCACGTGACCTTCACCGGTTCGATTCCCACCGGGCGGGCCGTCGCCCAGGGCGCGGCGGCCTCGCTGGCCCGGGTCACGCTGGAGCTGGGCGGTAACGACGCCGCCATCCTGCTGGAGGACGTGGCGGTGGAGCGGATCGCGGACCGGCTGTTCTGGTCGGCGTTCCGCAACTGCGGGCAGGTCTGCATGGCGGTCAAGCGCGTCTACGCCCCGGCCCGGATCTACTCCGAGGTGGTCGAGGCCCTCGCGCAGCGCGCCAAGAGCGCCGTCGTCGGAGCCGGGCTCGACCCGGGCACACAGTTGGGGCCGGTCAACAACGCCCCCCAACTGACCCGGGTCGAGCGCTACACCGAACAGGCCCTGGCAGCCGGCGCCCGAGCGGTGGCCGGTGGCCACCGCCTCGACCGCCCCGGCTACTTCTTCGCCCCGACGATCCTGGCCGATGTCCCGTGCGACAGCCCGGTGGTGACGCAGGAGCAGTTCGGTCCCCTCCTGCCGGTGCTGCCCTACGGGAGCCTCGACGAAGCGGTCGAGGCGGCCAACGACACCGGCTTCGGGCTGGGCGGTTCGGTCTGGGGAACCGACCTCGACCGGGCCGAGGCGGTGGCCGACCGGCTGGAGTGCGGGACGGTGTGGATCAACCACCACGCCGAACTCTCCCTCGCCCAGCCCTTCGCGGGCACCAAGGAGAGCGGCGTCGGTGTCGCGGGCGGGCCCTGGGGGCTCTACGGGAACCTCAGGCCGTTCGTCGTGCACCGTCCACTGGAGGCTCCGGAGGAGGCGTGA
- a CDS encoding lantibiotic dehydratase C-terminal domain-containing protein, with protein sequence MLSPEPEDPWVSAHVFTAHPLDLVVRRLLPAVVDDLRQHGLADRYFFLRHWQCGPHLRLRVRLTRPQDESAVRAALAEHATTFFQELPSSQSMTERQYRELAERFAALEPESEPGTLAANDSLAFLPYRSEHGKYGHGAALRAVEECFATCSELAAAAVLADWSPARRLAHCFALLVGSQDPGARPAALAPVPPSVVEQYRQRRAALLPVARAARAASATATATATATAMAGGADADPVTRWLAALRRAQEHATDRATDPATDPARLAGHLTHLACNRLGVRLDQEATLRGMAQLAAAETCDGAGHDDTGHHAAGHND encoded by the coding sequence GTGCTGAGCCCAGAACCCGAGGACCCCTGGGTCAGCGCCCACGTGTTCACCGCCCACCCGCTCGACCTCGTGGTGCGCCGACTGCTCCCCGCCGTGGTCGATGACCTGCGGCAACACGGGCTGGCCGACCGCTACTTCTTCCTCCGCCACTGGCAGTGCGGCCCGCACCTGCGCCTGCGGGTACGCCTGACGCGGCCGCAGGACGAGTCGGCGGTACGCGCGGCACTCGCCGAACACGCGACGACGTTCTTCCAGGAGCTGCCGTCCTCACAGTCCATGACGGAGCGTCAGTACCGGGAACTCGCCGAGCGGTTCGCCGCCCTGGAGCCGGAGAGCGAGCCCGGCACCCTGGCCGCCAACGACAGTCTGGCCTTCCTCCCCTACCGGAGCGAGCACGGGAAGTACGGCCACGGCGCCGCGCTGCGGGCCGTGGAGGAGTGCTTCGCGACCTGCAGCGAGCTGGCCGCGGCCGCCGTCCTGGCCGACTGGAGCCCGGCGCGGCGGCTCGCGCACTGCTTCGCCCTGCTGGTCGGCAGCCAGGATCCGGGCGCCCGCCCGGCAGCCCTGGCACCGGTTCCGCCGAGCGTGGTCGAGCAGTACCGGCAGCGGCGGGCCGCCCTGCTCCCGGTCGCCCGCGCGGCACGCGCCGCCTCGGCCACCGCCACGGCCACGGCCACGGCCACGGCCATGGCCGGCGGAGCCGACGCGGACCCGGTCACCCGTTGGCTCGCCGCCCTCCGACGTGCCCAGGAGCACGCCACGGACCGCGCCACGGATCCCGCCACCGACCCCGCCCGGCTGGCCGGCCACCTGACCCACCTGGCGTGCAACCGCCTGGGCGTGCGGCTCGACCAGGAGGCGACACTGCGCGGCATGGCCCAGCTCGCGGCAGCCGAGACGTGCGACGGAGCCGGTCACGACGACACCGGTCACCACGCTGCCGGTCACAACGACTGA
- a CDS encoding TOMM precursor leader peptide-binding protein — translation MTETLLPTGSQLRHDGGLLGQALARRLGEVSQPRPGIVLLAADTSDAGSELVAGARAEAAPAWLSVIAELDRVVIGPLVRPGVPGCDHCLAARRAGARADAAEDAALHAAYGARLTGSVSPLLTPLAADLAASLTLRRLTAERPAERSTGHPTGQHAEQRPAAPTVTVLRLADLQLTRHAFLPDPHCPHCGTLPEDSRADAVIPRVARPKPAPAVLRVRDLRAETAELEARFADDETGVIKGLQTRGLHTLPFAEAKVGPPESVDGGYGRALDFRTAKVTAIAEALERLGGGRPGGHRTAVRASYRELTAQDPAGVLDPASVGGHEPHRYQQPGFPFQPYHPELVMPWVWGYSLTRERPVLVPESLAYYRLGRHTPGTRPFVSEISNGCALGGCVEEAALYGLLELAERDAFLLTWYARLPAPALDLHTARDRRIGLLADRIRERTGYRVEVFDVTGAEGIPSFWAAAVDARPLTTHRPAVLCAGGSGLDPERGVFGALHELVTAIEAYQLIYPQRRADAARMREDAEQVRLMDDHALLHCDPIAARRLDFLLTPDGQPPRERGNLRDLADRYTWPRHTDLRADLDELVSRFAATGLEAIVVDQSTPIHTAAGLSCVKTLVPGLLPMTFGHHLRRITGLDRVRTAPHTLGHTDRPLTPEEVNPHPHPFP, via the coding sequence ATGACTGAGACGCTCCTGCCGACCGGCTCCCAACTGCGGCACGACGGCGGCCTGCTCGGCCAGGCACTGGCCCGACGACTCGGCGAAGTGTCGCAACCGCGGCCCGGCATCGTCCTGTTGGCGGCCGATACGTCTGACGCTGGGTCAGAACTCGTCGCCGGGGCCCGTGCCGAGGCCGCACCGGCCTGGCTGTCCGTCATCGCCGAACTCGACCGCGTGGTCATCGGCCCGCTGGTGCGGCCCGGTGTCCCCGGCTGCGACCACTGCCTCGCCGCCCGCCGCGCCGGGGCCCGTGCGGACGCTGCCGAGGACGCCGCCCTGCACGCGGCCTACGGCGCCCGGCTCACCGGCAGTGTCTCCCCGCTGCTCACCCCGCTCGCCGCCGACCTCGCCGCATCCCTGACCCTGCGCCGACTCACCGCCGAGCGCCCCGCCGAGCGGTCCACCGGACACCCCACCGGACAGCACGCCGAGCAGCGGCCCGCCGCACCCACCGTCACCGTGCTCCGACTGGCCGACCTACAGCTCACCCGCCACGCCTTCCTGCCCGACCCGCACTGCCCCCACTGCGGCACCCTGCCCGAGGATTCCCGGGCCGACGCCGTGATCCCCCGCGTCGCGCGCCCCAAGCCGGCCCCCGCCGTCCTGCGGGTGCGCGACCTGCGCGCCGAGACGGCCGAGCTCGAAGCCCGCTTCGCCGACGACGAGACCGGCGTCATCAAGGGCCTGCAGACCCGCGGCCTGCACACGCTGCCTTTCGCCGAGGCCAAGGTCGGCCCGCCGGAGTCGGTTGACGGCGGCTACGGACGCGCTCTCGACTTCCGCACCGCCAAGGTGACCGCGATCGCCGAGGCGCTGGAGCGGCTGGGTGGTGGCCGCCCGGGCGGCCACCGCACCGCGGTGCGGGCGAGCTACCGCGAGCTCACCGCCCAGGACCCCGCGGGCGTCCTGGACCCGGCGAGCGTGGGCGGCCACGAGCCGCACCGCTACCAGCAGCCCGGCTTCCCCTTCCAGCCCTACCACCCCGAGCTCGTCATGCCCTGGGTCTGGGGCTACTCGCTCACCCGCGAGCGGCCGGTCCTGGTTCCCGAGAGCCTCGCCTACTACCGCCTGGGCCGGCACACCCCGGGGACCCGGCCCTTCGTCTCCGAGATCTCCAACGGCTGTGCGCTGGGCGGCTGCGTGGAGGAGGCCGCCCTGTACGGTCTGCTGGAACTCGCGGAGCGCGACGCCTTCCTGCTCACCTGGTACGCCCGGCTGCCGGCTCCCGCCCTCGACCTGCACACCGCCCGCGACCGCCGGATCGGCCTGCTCGCCGACCGGATCCGCGAGCGCACCGGCTACCGCGTCGAGGTCTTCGACGTGACCGGCGCGGAGGGCATCCCCAGCTTCTGGGCCGCGGCCGTGGACGCTCGCCCCCTGACCACCCACCGCCCCGCCGTGCTCTGTGCGGGCGGCTCCGGGCTCGATCCGGAACGCGGCGTCTTCGGTGCGCTCCACGAACTGGTCACCGCCATCGAGGCCTACCAACTCATCTACCCGCAGCGCCGCGCGGACGCCGCCCGGATGCGCGAGGACGCGGAGCAGGTCCGCCTGATGGACGACCACGCACTGCTCCACTGCGACCCGATCGCCGCCCGCCGCCTCGACTTCCTCCTCACCCCTGACGGCCAACCACCGCGTGAGCGCGGGAACTTGCGCGATCTCGCCGACCGGTACACCTGGCCCCGCCACACCGATCTGCGCGCCGACCTGGACGAACTGGTGAGCCGCTTCGCCGCGACCGGCCTGGAAGCGATCGTCGTCGACCAGAGCACCCCGATCCACACCGCCGCCGGGCTCTCCTGCGTCAAGACGTTGGTCCCCGGCCTGCTGCCGATGACCTTCGGCCACCACCTGCGCCGCATCACCGGCCTCGACCGGGTCCGCACCGCCCCGCACACCCTCGGCCACACCGACCGGCCGCTGACCCCCGAGGAGGTCAACCCGCACCCGCACCCGTTCCCGTGA
- a CDS encoding lantibiotic dehydratase, producing MAAHTPRPLPAPTGPDPVGVRLAGLTADALDDSRIPLSTELALRIVVLDQAIRAEAAGISDALHALIATERARPFKSRLVGLRRAVHQSGRAVHQGARVRALLDAAAPPEVTGPELTDRIHRHTARCDTRSELFAQLAQALPVETRSAAAALGRLAQDPAFAIGLGYASPDLYDDLLRWLDRERIAPGRRPLDRAAVRLAKYAARAVAKPSPLTTFAASGFGRWTGNAGGMGDLGGTGAADAAVRLESTARATVVEVGLLSLSRIAAALAHLPELDAVVRLRVNPFATLVPSADGDRWLFTVPGPSGEVRSLPATAALAAILAATQETGTPAGLRALLGAPAESAASSASTPSAASVDGAGRADAVVAQLVRLGLLEVHLELPDQGLTASALSAWLDKQQPGQDRGERLTGLLDDLRAIRDQLDAARSAAPTEHRGIATTLHTRTTAAAQRLGLLGPAEEPEHGTRYFHHTVVTGTAATLDRDSWQSALADLALVPSLLAPFDTLGPRRAALHHRAVSAYGPGFRQPFTGFLRDFGSWWADATTDTPTERDARRQAALRRLIADTPQDADGTVRLAPQAVRALCSDWPDPHTVGDRHAYYVQALPATPAGLGLVLNTVTCGHGTGRTRVAQLLGTTLDITFDVTFDAPHPCPGATQYVEFDAAFGSALNQRVPATRDAIDLDGSHSDRAPGHLLRPADLEVVHDQQAQLLHLVHRDTGRVVRPLHLGLLATPLLPLPARLLVEAFGQTSYAFWSDWPQLWRSDQPDQDPGQEQVQDPGPVVAPVPDATPDPGAPRRVARLALGSVVLRRACWFVERGQAPARTAGESDAVYLVRVHAWREAHGLPLHCFLRTLTPRPAEGFAGPALHDKDRKPVYLDFTHPHLLRVFEHAAATGRPLLLTEALPELHDAPAHRDGRRHAVEFLIELPAMTDKLTDPTAPTTERRPDAC from the coding sequence ATGGCGGCCCACACACCGCGCCCGCTGCCGGCGCCCACCGGTCCGGACCCGGTGGGCGTGCGCCTGGCAGGACTGACCGCCGACGCCCTGGACGACTCCCGGATCCCGCTGAGCACCGAACTCGCGCTGCGGATCGTCGTGTTGGACCAGGCGATCCGCGCCGAAGCCGCCGGGATCAGCGACGCGCTGCACGCCCTGATCGCCACGGAGCGGGCGCGCCCGTTCAAGTCACGGCTGGTAGGTCTGCGCCGGGCCGTGCACCAGAGTGGCCGGGCCGTGCACCAAGGTGCCCGGGTCCGCGCCCTGTTGGACGCGGCGGCGCCGCCGGAGGTGACCGGCCCGGAACTCACCGACCGGATCCACCGCCACACCGCGCGCTGCGACACCCGCAGCGAGCTCTTCGCGCAGCTGGCACAGGCGCTGCCCGTGGAGACACGGTCCGCCGCCGCGGCCCTCGGCCGACTCGCCCAGGACCCTGCGTTCGCCATCGGCCTCGGCTACGCCAGCCCGGACCTCTACGACGACCTGCTGCGGTGGCTGGACCGCGAGCGCATCGCGCCCGGGCGACGGCCACTGGACCGGGCGGCCGTGCGGCTGGCGAAGTACGCGGCCAGGGCGGTGGCCAAGCCCAGTCCGCTGACCACCTTCGCCGCCAGCGGCTTCGGGCGCTGGACGGGGAACGCGGGAGGCATGGGGGACTTGGGGGGCACGGGGGCCGCTGACGCCGCGGTGCGCCTGGAGAGCACGGCGCGGGCCACCGTGGTCGAGGTCGGTCTGCTCTCGCTCTCCCGGATCGCCGCCGCCCTCGCCCACCTGCCCGAACTCGACGCGGTGGTCCGACTGCGCGTCAACCCGTTCGCCACCCTGGTGCCGTCCGCCGACGGGGACCGGTGGCTCTTCACCGTCCCAGGCCCCAGCGGCGAAGTGCGCTCACTGCCGGCGACAGCGGCACTCGCCGCGATCCTGGCAGCGACCCAGGAGACGGGGACCCCGGCCGGCCTGCGTGCGCTGCTCGGTGCTCCCGCCGAATCCGCCGCATCCAGCGCGTCCACCCCATCCGCCGCTTCCGTCGACGGGGCGGGCCGGGCGGACGCCGTGGTGGCGCAGCTCGTCCGGCTCGGCCTGCTGGAGGTCCACCTTGAGCTGCCTGATCAGGGCCTTACCGCGTCGGCGCTGAGCGCCTGGCTCGACAAGCAGCAGCCCGGCCAGGACCGCGGCGAGCGCCTCACCGGCCTTCTGGATGACCTGCGGGCGATCCGCGACCAGCTCGACGCCGCCCGGTCGGCCGCCCCAACCGAGCACCGCGGCATCGCGACGACCCTGCACACACGCACCACGGCCGCCGCCCAACGCCTGGGACTGCTCGGTCCGGCGGAGGAACCGGAGCACGGCACCCGGTACTTCCACCACACCGTCGTGACCGGCACCGCCGCCACGCTCGACCGGGACTCCTGGCAGTCGGCCCTGGCCGACCTCGCCTTGGTGCCCAGCCTGCTCGCCCCCTTCGACACCCTCGGCCCACGGCGCGCGGCGCTCCACCACCGCGCCGTGAGCGCCTACGGCCCGGGCTTCCGGCAGCCGTTCACCGGCTTCCTGCGGGACTTCGGCTCCTGGTGGGCCGACGCGACGACGGACACTCCGACCGAGCGCGACGCGCGGCGGCAGGCCGCGCTGCGCCGCCTCATCGCGGACACGCCCCAGGACGCCGACGGCACGGTCCGGCTCGCGCCGCAGGCCGTGCGCGCGCTGTGCAGCGACTGGCCCGACCCGCACACCGTCGGCGACCGCCACGCCTACTACGTCCAGGCGCTGCCCGCCACACCCGCCGGGCTCGGCCTGGTCCTCAACACGGTCACCTGCGGCCACGGCACCGGCCGGACCCGCGTCGCCCAACTGCTCGGCACCACCCTCGACATCACCTTCGACGTCACCTTCGACGCACCGCACCCCTGCCCCGGCGCCACGCAGTACGTGGAGTTCGACGCCGCCTTCGGCAGCGCCCTCAACCAGCGGGTACCGGCGACGCGTGACGCGATCGACCTGGACGGCTCCCATTCGGACCGGGCCCCCGGCCACCTGCTGCGCCCCGCCGACCTGGAGGTGGTGCACGACCAGCAGGCACAGCTGCTCCACCTCGTCCACCGCGACACCGGGCGGGTGGTGCGACCGCTCCACCTGGGCCTGCTCGCCACTCCCCTGCTCCCGCTGCCGGCTCGGCTCCTGGTGGAGGCCTTCGGCCAGACCTCCTACGCCTTCTGGTCGGACTGGCCGCAGCTGTGGCGCAGCGATCAGCCGGATCAGGATCCAGGTCAGGAGCAGGTTCAGGATCCGGGTCCGGTTGTGGCCCCGGTACCCGACGCGACCCCCGACCCCGGCGCGCCCCGGCGAGTGGCCCGGCTCGCCCTCGGGTCGGTGGTGCTGCGCCGGGCGTGCTGGTTCGTGGAGCGCGGCCAGGCGCCCGCCCGCACCGCCGGGGAGTCGGACGCGGTGTACCTGGTCCGGGTGCACGCGTGGCGCGAGGCGCACGGCCTGCCGCTGCACTGCTTCCTGCGGACCCTCACCCCGCGGCCCGCCGAGGGATTCGCGGGCCCCGCGCTGCACGACAAGGACCGCAAACCGGTGTACCTCGACTTCACCCACCCCCACCTGCTGCGCGTCTTCGAACACGCGGCAGCCACCGGGCGGCCGCTGCTGCTCACGGAGGCCCTCCCCGAGCTCCACGATGCCCCCGCGCACCGGGACGGGCGGCGCCACGCGGTCGAGTTTCTGATCGAACTTCCCGCCATGACAGACAAGTTGACAGATCCGACGGCTCCGACCACAGAACGGCGACCCGACGCGTGCTGA
- a CDS encoding (5-formylfuran-3-yl)methyl phosphate synthase produces the protein MLLLISPDSVEEAIDCAKAAEYLDIVDVKKPDEGSLGANFPWVIREIRDAVPADKPVSATVGDVPYKPGTVAQAALGAVVSGATYIKVGLYGCTTPEQAVEVMRGVVRAVKDHRPDALVVASGYADAHRIGCVNPLALPDIARRSGCDAAMLDTAIKDGTRLFDHVPPDVCAQFVRLAHEADLLAALAGSVKVADLGALTRIGTDIVGVRGAVCEGGDRNTGRIQPQLVAAFRAEMDRHAREHAASVAAAS, from the coding sequence ATGTTGCTTCTCATCTCCCCGGACAGCGTCGAGGAGGCCATCGACTGCGCGAAGGCGGCGGAGTACCTCGACATCGTCGATGTCAAGAAGCCCGACGAGGGCTCGCTCGGCGCGAACTTCCCGTGGGTCATCAGGGAGATCCGCGACGCGGTCCCGGCGGACAAGCCGGTCTCCGCCACGGTGGGAGACGTGCCGTACAAGCCCGGCACGGTGGCCCAGGCGGCGCTCGGCGCGGTGGTCTCCGGTGCCACGTACATCAAGGTCGGCCTCTACGGCTGCACGACGCCCGAGCAGGCCGTCGAGGTCATGCGAGGGGTCGTCCGGGCGGTGAAGGACCATCGGCCGGACGCGTTGGTCGTCGCCTCGGGCTACGCCGACGCCCACCGGATCGGCTGCGTCAACCCGCTCGCGCTGCCCGACATCGCCCGCCGCTCCGGCTGCGACGCGGCCATGCTCGACACCGCGATCAAGGACGGGACGCGGCTGTTCGACCACGTTCCGCCGGACGTCTGCGCCCAGTTCGTCCGGCTGGCCCACGAGGCCGATCTGCTCGCCGCCCTGGCGGGCAGCGTCAAGGTGGCGGACCTCGGCGCGCTGACCCGCATCGGCACGGACATCGTGGGGGTGCGCGGGGCGGTCTGCGAGGGCGGCGACCGCAACACCGGAAGGATCCAGCCGCAGTTGGTGGCCGCCTTCCGGGCGGAGATGGACCGTCATGCCCGGGAGCACGCGGCCTCCGTCGCCGCCGCGAGCTGA
- a CDS encoding copper resistance D family protein — MNSALLAAKTAGYTMPQLWRVLSKSGYFIGLSGAIGATVTYATTVAPALRTRGSEDGDAAVLRRRSAHYLAWAGMVLLVTGYLQLAARLARAGKGMPFTDALAPGRIWHFLRTPATKGAWIAQGTVYLVQNVVLVLTAALLVALFLPAARRRLDALALTALPLSLATTLVSAVPVTTPKNRDAVLDLVFDQVHIVSGTVWLGGLALLVALAAARGRLGDTAGQLWADMWRRFSLVAMVCVGAVLVSGLWMSWRHVGAISQLWTTGYGLALLVKILLVLGLITAGAGNQLWLMPRIARARRADDTTSLLRLTLRHFPKVVWGEVVLGLAVLAVMPFLSGSARGEAGSPQAASSADVLAAGAVLAIALAASLYATAKASEALARRQAAVAAPGVGREHAVGTGSDRGPVARIR; from the coding sequence ATGAATAGTGCGCTGTTGGCCGCGAAGACGGCCGGATACACCATGCCTCAACTCTGGCGGGTCCTGAGCAAGTCCGGCTACTTCATCGGTCTGAGCGGAGCCATCGGCGCCACCGTCACCTACGCGACCACCGTCGCCCCAGCGCTGCGGACCAGGGGGAGCGAAGACGGCGACGCCGCGGTGCTGCGCCGCCGTTCGGCGCACTACCTCGCCTGGGCGGGCATGGTGCTGCTCGTCACGGGTTACCTCCAACTCGCCGCGCGCCTGGCCCGGGCGGGCAAGGGCATGCCGTTCACCGACGCACTGGCGCCGGGACGGATCTGGCACTTCCTGCGCACACCCGCGACCAAAGGCGCCTGGATCGCGCAGGGCACCGTCTACCTGGTCCAGAACGTGGTCCTGGTCCTGACGGCCGCTCTGCTGGTCGCCCTGTTCCTGCCGGCCGCGCGGCGCCGCCTGGACGCGCTCGCGCTCACCGCGCTGCCGCTCTCGCTCGCCACCACCCTGGTCTCCGCCGTCCCCGTCACCACGCCGAAGAACCGGGACGCCGTGCTGGATCTCGTATTCGACCAGGTCCACATAGTCAGCGGCACGGTGTGGCTCGGCGGCCTGGCCCTGCTGGTCGCGCTGGCCGCCGCCCGCGGCCGACTCGGCGACACCGCCGGCCAGCTGTGGGCCGACATGTGGCGCCGTTTCAGCCTCGTCGCGATGGTCTGCGTCGGCGCCGTCCTGGTCTCCGGCCTCTGGATGAGCTGGCGGCATGTCGGCGCGATCAGCCAGCTCTGGACGACGGGCTACGGCCTGGCCCTCCTGGTGAAGATCCTGCTGGTCCTGGGCCTGATCACGGCCGGCGCCGGCAACCAGCTCTGGCTGATGCCCCGCATCGCGCGGGCCCGTCGCGCTGACGACACGACCTCGCTGCTGCGCCTGACGCTGCGACACTTCCCGAAGGTCGTCTGGGGTGAGGTCGTCCTCGGCCTGGCCGTCCTCGCGGTCATGCCCTTCCTCAGCGGTTCGGCCCGCGGCGAGGCGGGAAGTCCGCAGGCGGCCTCCTCGGCCGACGTCCTCGCCGCCGGCGCGGTGCTCGCCATCGCCCTGGCCGCCTCTCTGTACGCCACGGCCAAGGCCTCCGAAGCCCTCGCCCGTCGGCAGGCCGCCGTCGCCGCGCCCGGAGTCGGTCGTGAACACGCGGTCGGGACGGGCAGTGACCGCGGCCCGGTGGCGCGGATCCGGTAA
- a CDS encoding putative quinol monooxygenase: MIFIVVKFPVKPEYADSWLSHVEAFTHATRAEPGNLWFEWSRSTEEPDTYVLVEAFQDGAGEAHVNSEHFRAAMETMRPLVQRAPQIVSTVIEGATGWNKMGELGID; this comes from the coding sequence ATGATCTTCATCGTCGTCAAGTTCCCGGTCAAGCCGGAGTACGCCGACTCCTGGCTCTCCCACGTCGAGGCCTTCACCCACGCGACCCGCGCCGAGCCCGGGAACCTGTGGTTCGAGTGGTCACGCAGCACGGAGGAACCCGACACCTACGTGCTGGTCGAGGCGTTCCAGGACGGCGCGGGCGAGGCCCATGTGAACTCGGAGCACTTCCGTGCCGCGATGGAGACCATGCGTCCGCTGGTCCAGCGAGCACCGCAGATCGTCAGCACCGTCATCGAGGGCGCCACCGGCTGGAACAAGATGGGCGAACTCGGCATCGACTGA
- a CDS encoding thiopeptide maturation pyridine synthase gives MAQIPPAAEPQWRAAHIAYFGEGTDELILRAVRPVIERCAGHVQSVYVLRHWRRGPHLRLVVQATSDAFATLVEPAVAELVGGYLREHPSTAPALDEAALLPLHRRLADAEREPGPLTPFYPDNSITWQEHDRRIEVLGCPVGADELALFYERTNGLLFDHLAAVAAGLPRETLALRLMLATAHTLCRHPEDASIRRGFVSFRSHAEGYLSTAGAQVREAFEQRYAANREVLTAQVRAVVAAFEPGPAGPQGEADPQSKDPQGEAERAWVAAIDPLGGRWTALYEAGEIPEAPIPDDEENGIGDLLAASPLHQAVAGSATYKQMMYRDPRFLRYRLMLNYTYLHLTRLGIPGLTRYLLCHLAANAVEEVYGVSALQLVLATAANDANPQGAAAVPQAHE, from the coding sequence ATGGCACAGATACCACCGGCGGCCGAACCGCAGTGGCGCGCAGCCCATATCGCGTACTTCGGCGAGGGCACCGACGAGTTGATCCTGCGGGCGGTACGGCCGGTGATCGAGCGCTGCGCCGGCCACGTCCAGTCGGTCTACGTCCTGCGGCACTGGCGCCGCGGACCCCATCTGCGCCTGGTCGTCCAGGCCACCTCCGACGCCTTCGCCACGCTGGTGGAACCTGCCGTGGCCGAGCTCGTCGGCGGCTACCTGCGCGAGCACCCGTCCACCGCGCCTGCGCTCGACGAGGCCGCCCTGCTGCCGCTGCACCGCCGACTCGCCGACGCCGAGCGGGAACCCGGCCCGCTCACCCCGTTCTACCCGGACAACTCGATCACCTGGCAGGAGCACGACCGCCGGATCGAGGTGCTCGGCTGCCCGGTCGGCGCGGACGAGCTCGCCCTGTTCTACGAGCGGACCAACGGGCTGCTCTTCGACCACCTGGCGGCCGTCGCGGCCGGCCTCCCGCGCGAGACGCTGGCGTTGCGGCTGATGCTCGCCACCGCGCACACGCTCTGCCGGCACCCGGAGGACGCCTCGATCCGGCGCGGCTTCGTCTCCTTCCGTTCGCACGCCGAGGGCTACCTGAGCACGGCCGGAGCACAGGTCCGCGAGGCCTTCGAACAGCGGTACGCGGCCAACCGCGAGGTGCTCACCGCGCAGGTCCGCGCCGTGGTCGCCGCCTTCGAGCCCGGCCCGGCCGGTCCGCAGGGCGAGGCCGACCCGCAGAGTAAGGATCCGCAGGGCGAGGCGGAGCGCGCCTGGGTCGCGGCGATCGACCCGCTCGGCGGCCGGTGGACCGCACTGTACGAGGCCGGCGAGATCCCCGAGGCTCCGATCCCGGACGACGAGGAGAACGGCATCGGCGACCTGCTCGCCGCCAGCCCGCTGCACCAGGCGGTCGCCGGCAGCGCCACATACAAGCAGATGATGTACCGGGATCCGCGCTTCCTGCGCTACCGCCTGATGCTCAACTACACCTACCTCCACCTCACCCGGCTCGGCATCCCCGGCCTGACCCGCTATCTGCTCTGCCACCTCGCCGCGAACGCGGTGGAGGAGGTCTACGGCGTCAGCGCCCTCCAACTCGTGCTGGCCACCGCCGCGAACGACGCCAACCCGCAGGGCGCGGCCGCCGTACCGCAGGCGCACGAGTGA